In Bacteroidales bacterium, the DNA window AGAAAAATCATAAAACTTATCGAACAACTTAGGGATAGAATGACTATACTTCAAAAAGAAAAAGAGCATCTCCTAACATTACAAGATGAAAAATTCAATACACAAAAAAAATTGTTAGCTTCTATCGAAAAATACCAGCAACTTTTGCAAGAACAAAGTAAACTCAGAACAGAAGCCAAACGTAAAGAAAAAGAACTTCGCCGACAACTCGAAATCAAAAAAAATGAAGTGGAAAAACTTAACAAAAAGATTCAAAAATTAATAGCTGCATCTGAAACATCTTCTTATGGTTCAAAGAATAGTCCTACACCTTCAACGCAAAAAGATCCATCCATTACTTCAAAAAGCGAAAAAAAGAATTCATCATTTATCAACCAACGCGGTTCTCTTCCTTGGCCTGTGAATGGAACCATCATAGGTTATTTTGGCGAACAATCTCATCCTTTACTTGAAGACATACATTACAAAAATAATGGTATAGATATTTTATGTAAAAATAATTCAATAGTAAGAGCCGTGTTCGAAGGTATCGCGACTCAGGTTGTTCCTCTTGAAAATGATAATTTTTTAGTTATCATTCGTCATGAGGACTATTTAACTGTTTATACTCAACTCACTGAAGTTTTTGTTGAAGCAGGAAATTCTGTCAGTGCTGATCAGCCCATTGGAAAAATAACCAAGAAAGATAATGCTGTTGTACATTTTGAAATTTGGCATGAAAAAACTCCTCTCAATCCCCTGGATTGGTTAAAAAAATAATTTTTTTTCAATGATTGAAATAAAATTTTATAATTTAGCAAACCAATCGGGAGAGATGCTCGAGTGGTTTAAGAGGCACGCCTGGAGAGCGTGTATACCCCAAAAGGGTATCGTGGGTTCGAATCCCACTCTCTCCGCAAGCTAATTTCAAAACAATAGGTATGAAAAAGCGAATAGTTTTATTGAGCATTTTAAGCGTATTTATGCTTGTTAACCTGAATGTGGCTTTTGCGCAAACAAAGCCTAATGCAAAAGCTGACACTATCCAAAAAGATACAACTAAAAAGGACACTGCAAAAACAACAGCAGCAACAACCACTATGCAAACTACCGAACCAACGACAGAAAAAACTTTTCACCAGGTTCTCAAAGAAAAATTTATCGAAGGTGGTGCCGGCTGGATGACCCCCATCCTTCTCGTGTTAGTATTAGGACTTGCCATAGTAATTGAACGCATCATCTATCTAAATCTGAGTAGAATCAATACTCAAAAATTTCTCGAGGAAATCGAGAAACTTCTACAACAAAACAATGTAGATGGTGCTAAAGAATTAGCACGTAATACAAGAGGGCCCGTTGCTAGTATTGTTTTCCAAGGTCTTGATCGCTATCATGAGGGTATCGAAAACATTGAAAAAGCTGTTGTTACCTACGGCGAAGTTCAAATGGGAAGACTCGAAAGCGGTCTTTCATGGATTGGCCTTTTCATTGCTCTTTCTCCCATGCTCGGTTTTTTGGGTACTGTCGTTGGAATGGTTCAAGCTTTTGATGATATAGAAAAAGCCGGTGATATTTCTCCGACCATTGTTGCTGGTGGTATGAAAGTGGCTCTTCTTACAACTGTTTTTGGTCTTATTTCTGCCATTATTCTACAATTGCTTTACAGTGTGGTGGTATCATTGATTGAATCTCTTGTCAATCAAATGGAAGACGCTTCTATTTCTTTCATGGACATTATTTACAAAATCAAAAAGTAAAGACCCATGAAAAAAAACAAGTTATTGCAATTTGGACTAATCCTTCTTCTTATTATTATTGCTCTTGTTTTGTCATTAGGATCAATAGACCTTAGGCTATATGTCGCTTATGCTGCTGGATTGATTGCCATTTTGTCTGCTTTAGCTTTTTCTGTCTTAAACCTTTTTACCAACTTTAGAAAAAATGCAAAAGTCCTAGGAATTATACTTTTTGCAGTTGGACTTTTTATAATATACTATTTCATTACACCACGCACAGATATTGACCCCATGATTTTAGAAAAAACAGGTACTTCTCTAAGCTGGAGTCCTATCATTGGAGCAGGGCTTTATTTTTTATATACTCTACTGGGTTTTTTTATCCTAATCATCATCGGTTTTTCCATAAGAAATCTAACGAAATAAGATTGCCATGGCAAAGAAAGTTCCTGAATTGAATACCTCTTCCATGGCTGACATCAGTTTTCTTCTGCTGACATTTTTCCTACTAACTTCAAGCATTGATACTGACTCTGGTTTATTACGTAAGCTTCCCCCTCTTCCCACTCAAGAGCAAGAAGACATTAAGGTGAAAGAAAGGAATGTATTAGCAGTACTCATAAATGCCTACGATAAGCTCATGGTTGAAGGTAAGATTATGGAAGTTAAAGATCTACGCAAAACAGTTAAAGAATTTTTCCTTAACCCTTACAATGATCCTAATTTGCCTGAAAAAACTGAAATTGAACTTCCGTACGTTGGAAAATTCATGAAATCCAAAGGAGTAATTTCACTTAAGAACGACCGAGGTACATCCTATGAAATGTACATTAAAGTATCCAACGAAATCACAGCGGCTATTAATGAACTAAGAGATGAACTTTCTATGAAGGTCTTTGGAAAGAAATTCAGAGATTTGAGGGACGAAACCCAGATCAAAGCCATTTCCGATGCATACCCCATGGCAATTTCCGAAGCAGAACCAGAAGATGTAGGAGGAGGAAAAAAATGAGCATTTTTAAAAAGTCAGAAAAAAGAGAAATACCCGGCATCAGCACAGGAAGCATGTCGGATATTATTTTTATGTTTCTTTTCTTTTTCATGGTTATCACTAAAATACGTGAAGCAACCTTATTGGTTAAAGTGACTCCACCTGCTGCCACCGAAATCCAGAAATTGGAACGAAAAAATCTTGTTTCGTACATTTACATCGGGGTTCCTATAAATCCTAAATTTGGAACAGATGCACGAATCCAAGTAAACGACCAATTTATTACCATAGCCAATGTTATTGATTTTATTGAAAAAGAAAGAGCTGCCCGCTCTGAAGCTGACCGACCTTTTCTGACTACTTCTTTGAAAGTTGATAAAAAAGTTAAAATGGGAATTGTTACCGACGTAAAACAGGAACTTCGAAAATGCGGTGCATATAAAATCAACTATTCCACCAAAAAAGGAAAGGTGGTAGAATAGGCCTGTTGCAAATATGCAAAGTCGTCCCACGTGGACGACTTTTTTTATATAAACAAAAAATTATGAATTCTTTTTACAGTAAAGAAGAATTATTATCAATTGGATTTAAAACAGTAGGAGAAAATGTTTTGATAAGCAGGAAGGCAAGCTTTTACAGTCCATCGGAAATCGAAATTGGTAATCATGTAAGAATAGATGATTTCTGCATTCTTTCGGGAAAAATAAAACTTGGAAATTACATACATATATCTGCACAATGTGCTCTTTATGGACAAGCTGGTATTACTATGGAGGATTTCACTGGTCTGTCTCCAGGAACTATCGTTTTTTCAGCGACTGATGATTTTTCAGGTGAATATTTGATTGGACCTATGGTACCTCATTCATTTCGTCATGTGATAGAAGGACATGTTTTTATCAAGAGATTCGTTCAAGTTGGTGCCAGAAGTGTTATACTGCCAGGAGTAATTCTCGAAGAAGGCTGTGCTGTTGGAGCTATGTCGCTTATAACCCAATCACTTGAAGCATGGAAAATTTACGCCGGTATTCCTGCTCGATTTATCAAAGAAAGAAGCAGAAGGATGTCAGAATTAACCACCCTTCTGCTCAGCAATTCATTATAAGAACAGGCCTCAATGTTTACATTCTTCTTGCTTTTTCTTGCAACAAGATGATTTTTTTCTACAATTTTCCTTTTGGGAAGGTTCAGAAGTTTTTAAATCATTGTTTTGATCGGTTTGAGTAAGATCCGTTGCCTGATAACCAAGTTTTTGAATGGCTTCAACTAATTTTTCTGGTGAAGTTTGCTGAGAATGGTACTTTACTGTAACAATTTTTGTTTCGAGATCGGCAATGGTTTCGACAACTCCTTTGGTATAAGCAAGTTCGTTTTCGATTTTTTTCTTGCAGTTTTGACAGTGCATGTTAGTAAGAATTTTAACCTCTCTAATTTCGTCCTGACCTAAAATTGCCATATACACGCTCATTAGGCCAAGAAAAATAAAAAAACGGATTGTTTTCATAGCTTTATGTTTTAAAGGATAACGTATCTTATTCCAATGTAATACATTCGACCCTCCAATGGAGCCCAAATAATACCTGATTCAAATTGATTTGAATAAGGTCTTTGGTAACCTAAAATAGGATTCTTTTGTTTATAATTTGTCAAATTTTCAATGCCACCATAAACCTTCCATCTCTTCCAGTTCTTAGTTACTTGAACATATCCTGTGAGAAACGATGGAGAAAAATCAGGCAATTGATCGACGATGTAAAAACTCCTATCAGGGAGCCTTGTTTTTCCATACCAAAGTAGAGTTAGATCAAGAATCCATTTTCGCTGATTGGTAAAGAAAGATAGTGTAAGCAAAGCTCTATGAAAATTGAGCAATGGTTGCATCTGCATAATGCCATTCAGATTAGGGTAATAACGCCTGTTCAACTGAAAGGCAGTCCTGGCTTCAAAATGCTTTGTTGGACTTACAGATAGCTCTGTAAGCATCGAGTGAGCATAAGACTTATTAGTAGAAGAATAAACGTAAATAAAAGATGTATCATGCTCGATGTCAAACAACATTTGAGAAAAAAAGTAAGTGTAAAAATAATCAAGCGAAAAAGTAAAATCACATCCAAAAAGAGTAAAATATTTCATTAATGCAATACCATTATTCACTGCTTTTTCATATGAAATGGGATTTTCCCATCGAATTTTTCTATTGGACGTAAACAAGAAAGGAGTTTCGGTAAAAATCATAGGATAATGAACTCCTAAGCCGGAAGTGATACGTAAAATTGTCTTGTCTGAAATGTTATAACGAAGATGCAAACGAGGTATCAACCGAGAACGTTTATCAAATGAATGATAATCTATCCTACTTCCAGCTTGTAATGTCAATTTCTTACCCAAAAAATAAGTATGCTGATAAAAAATCCCAGTAGTTACGGGAAACACTACCCAATTGCTATCCGAAAAAGATTGAGCATAATAATCTAAATACATATTAAAACCAGCATCAAACTCATGTTTATCAGGTACGATTTCATAGCGATAGAGAATAGCAGCGTAATAGTTATTTTGTCGACAATCATATTCCTTAAGACCAAACTTCATAGAAGCATCGATAAAAGTTGTAGATTGAATAAACCCCCATGCAGATTTTGAAGAAGCAACATACCCTCCTTTTGTATATAATTCAAAGACTTTGTAATTCACATGGGTTTTCCACGCACCATGAAAATCATCGATATGCGCATAAGAACTATTGGTGAGTTGACCACCAGATCTGTCATCGTAGATTGCGCGAAAGCCACTTCTAAACTCCCACTTTTTTGACGCAAAGAGTTGCCCGTAAGCCTGAAAGGAAAATCTATCCTCCAAAGGTGCATCCATAAAACCATCTCGATTATGGTCCATAGACATCCATCGACGGTAAGCATGAGCAAACATAACCATCCCTTTTTTCGAACTACCCAACGTTTTACTCAGATTAATTTCAGTTTTTCCCTCGCCACCTACGAAAAGATCTACATAAAGATTTTCAGCATCACCAGGTTTTTTTGGATTTATGTTAATCTGTCCGGTAATACTTTCTGATCCGTGAGTCAGATCGGCCGCTCCTCGAGATACATCTATCGCACTGATCCAACTAGCAGGTATAAATTGTAAAGTATAACTGTTTCCTGCCCCTCGCATGTAGGGCACATTGTCCATAAGCATTTGAACATACTTCCCAGAAAGACCCAAAAATTGTATTTGCTTAGCTCCACTTACTGCATCTGCATAGGTTACATTTACGCTGCCAGTTGTCTGGAAACATTCACTTAAATTGCAACAAGGGGCTCTTTGCAATTCATTTTGATGCAAAGTTTGCTTCCACTGTGGACTTAAATAACTCATCTCTACGGTCCTCCTAGAAGTAATGAGAATCTCCTTCAAGATGAGATTTTCATTTAAGTAGACATTAATATTTTTTGATTCCTGGTTAACATCTATTACCATCGTATCAGACACAAATCCAACATAAGAAACTACCAGCGTGTCAGGTAACTGATATTTTTCTATCGCAAAAAAACCTTTATCATCTGTCACTTTCACTACCTTTGAGTTAATCAGGACAATGTTCGAATAAGGAAGGTAGAAGGTATCATTACCTCTGACGCCCCAGACTCTTCCTACGATTTGACCATACCCAACGATAAATATATATGGAAAACAAATAATAAAGAATATTTTTCTCATAGCGATCTGTTTTAAATAAGTGGTATTTTGAAAGGTTGTGATAGAAATACTGATTAAAATCTCAAGTTCTAAAACACGAAAATTTTAAATAAAATGGTTCATTACGCAAAAAAATAAAATAATCTTCACGTGAATAAAAATTGCAAAATTCCTTGTTCAATTTTAAGAAAGGATGAGGTGGTAAGACAATATTTAAAATGAACTTTTCAAAAAAAAATATGGGAAAAAATGAAAAAGAAATTCTCTCACAACAAGAACCTACATTAAATCGAATGTTTAACTCCGAAGGTTCATTTTTATGATTGCTGCAATTTGCATCTTCTCTTTCATGATCACATTTACCAAAAAAAACATGAAAAGTTTGTTTTTCATGACATATATGAATAGCATAAAGCTGGAACAATACCTGCTGAATAAATAAAATTGCTATAAGTATGTATATAGGATATGAACTTTTCACGTAACAAATATAATCAAATAAAAAAAATGTAATAAGAAGATGATCTTTATCAAGGTTTTACGATGTCGAGTAGCTCTACTTTAAAAATGAGTACAGATCCAGCTGGTATAGCAGGCAAAGAACGATCACCATAACCTAATTCACTTGGAATATAAAATTCATAAATAGATCCAACTGGCATGAGTTGCAAGCCTTCCTGCCAACCTGCAATTACACCGTTGAGATTAAATTCAATGGGTTGACCACGATCATAACTTGAGTCAAAAATTTTTCCGTCTATGAGCTTACCTTCGTAATGCACCTTCACCTTACTATTTAAAGTTGGCTTGGGACCATTTCCTTCTTGTATAACCTTGTATTGCAATCCACTCGACGTGACTATAACTCCAGGTTTGTTTTTATTTTCTTCAAGCCATTTTTTGCCAGCTTCCTTGTTTTTCTTTGCTTCTTCTGCCTGAGCCTCCTCCATTTTCCTTTGGAGTTCTCGTTGCAATCGTTGCATTACAGCATTGAATTGTTCTTTAGTGAAAATAGTATCTTTTCCTACCAAACCATCGCGTATGCCTTGGAAAAGCAGGTTTTCATTTACTTGGATTTTATTCATGCTAAGACTTCTGCCTATATCGGATCCAATCATATAACTGACCGTATCACTAAATTGAGTAAAAGTTAGGGTGGTCACTGTTGACTTTTTGCTTCTGTTTTTCTTTTGCTTTTGAGCATATACAACCACATTTCCCACCACCAAAAAAATAAACAAGGTAATGAATCTTATTTTCATATAATAATTATTTGGGTTTTACATAGCCACGTGGCTCGAGCAAATTTAAAGCATTTTCGTTCACAAATTTCATAAATTCCATAAGCTCTTTTTTAGTTTGAGTTTTTTGAAAATAAACATAATGTTTCAAAGCAAAACCTTCAGGATATTTTCCTCGAAGATATGCTTTTTTAAGATGATTAATTTGATCATAAAACAACTCGTCATCCGAAAGAAACTGATCATCGTTCAAATCGAGAAAAAGAGGATAAATACCTTTTTTTCTTAAACCACTTCGAAGATCATATACGTCACGTAATGAAATACACGCCAAACCACCTTTAGAAACACTAAGGTTTTGTTTCACTTGATCATAAGAAGGAACTATATGATGTGAATGAATCCTAACTTGAAAATATTTATGCAGTAAAATATTGACTGGATGATTTTGAGGAGGAACAAAAACTTGGAGGGATTGAGACGGCACATCTTTGAGAATTTGATTCCAATTTCGAATTTCATAACTTGATAAAACCTTTTTCAAAGTTTGCAAATCTATTCCTGTTTGAACCAATCGAGGTAGAACCGGATTATCAAAATTTAAAGCGAAGAGATAAATTTCATTGACAAGGTTTTTATAAATAAAAAGAGTATCTAGTTCAAAACTTGAAAAAACAGCATCAAAGACTGTGATTTTTAAAATAGAATCGATCTTTTCCGAATTAATTTCTTGCAACCTGATTGTCTTATCTGGATGTATGAAAGAAAATTCTTGAGCAAGAACCCTAGCAATATCATAAGATTCAGTAGTATAACCAATGATAAGTGGTGTTGCCTCTATCTTCTCTTCTGTGGCAGGATGATCTGAAACCTCGCGAGTATTGTCCTTTTTCCTACACCCTATCAATAACAATACACTTAAAATTACAAGAAACGCAATTCTCATAGACTTAAAAGATTTCATTGAGCAAAGAATCGTCAACCAGATAAGGTATAGTAACTTGAAGATCAGGATAATTCTTTAGAGTTCGATGCAAAGTTGATAAAGCATTTGGGTTTCTAGCCCAGGCACGACGAGCTATTCCATTATTTACATCCCAGAAAAGCATCATTTTTAAACGACGAGAAGCCGCATCGGATCCATCAAGAACCAACCCAAATCCTCCATTGATAACCTCCCCCCATCCTACACCACCACCATTATGTAAGGAAACCCACGTAGCCCCCCTGAAAGCATCACCAACAAAATTTTGCACAGCCATATCGGCCGTAAACCTAGAACCATCATAAATATTAGCAGTTTCCCTATATGGGCTATCTGTTCCTGAAACATCGTGGTGATCTCTCCCTAAAACTACAGGAGCAGATATTTTCCCTGTTTTAATGGCATCGTTGAATGCTTGTGCAATGCGAATTCTTGCTTCAGAATCGGCATATAAAATGCGAGCCTGCGAGCCAACAACCAGTTTGTTCTCCTCAGCCTTTTTGACCCACATTATATTATCTTTCAATTGTGGGTGTATTTCTTCCGGAGCCTCTTTATAGTATTCTTCAAGCACTTCAGCGGCAATCTGATCGGTCACTCTTAAATCTTGAGGATCCCCGGAAGTACAAATCCATCTAAAGGGACCAAAACCATAATCAAAACACAAAGGCCCCATAATATCTTCAACATAACTTGGATATTTAAATCTACCATCGGGCAACATAACGTTAGCCCCAGCTCGACATGCTTCGAGAAGGAAAGCATTCCCATAGTCAAAAAAATACATGCCTCGTTCTGCATGCTTATCAATCAATTCTACTTGTAAACGTAAAGATTCATGAACTTTTTTCTTAAACTCCTCTGGTTTTTCAACCATCCAACGCTGAGCTTCTTCGAAACTTAAACCAACAGGGTAATAACCCCCATTATATGGATTATGTAATGAAGTTTGATCGGAACCTATTTGAACGAAAATTTTTTCTTTATAAAGATATTCCCATAAATCGACAATGTTTCCGGCATAAGCAAGAGAAACTGCTTCATGCTTAGTCATGGCCGACACCACACGCTTACCTAAGCGAGATAAATCATCATACGCTTCATCAACCCATCCCTGTTCAAATCTTTTTTTCAAAGCCTTTGGGTTAATTTCTGCAACGATACTAACTAGGCCTGCTATTTTAGCTGCCTTAGGCTGAGCACCACTCATCCCACCCAGCCCCGACGAAACAAACAACATTCCCCTTATGTCTGGGGAATTTCCAACTTTTTTTCGTGCAGCGTTGAGAATAGTAATAGTAGTTCCATGA includes these proteins:
- a CDS encoding peptidoglycan DD-metalloendopeptidase family protein, translating into MTKGCFFLFLLWICTFSITAQKKENIIKYKKAQEKIEQEIQFLNDEISRIAKSQKNLYDKAIMLSKQISLYEQYLSSINNDILLISEQIHEKDKMIFHLEQNIEIFRIKLKALIKVIYLLRSPTSRLAFLFGSTSLQMAYNKYLYMNHIRRKIIKLIEQLRDRMTILQKEKEHLLTLQDEKFNTQKKLLASIEKYQQLLQEQSKLRTEAKRKEKELRRQLEIKKNEVEKLNKKIQKLIAASETSSYGSKNSPTPSTQKDPSITSKSEKKNSSFINQRGSLPWPVNGTIIGYFGEQSHPLLEDIHYKNNGIDILCKNNSIVRAVFEGIATQVVPLENDNFLVIIRHEDYLTVYTQLTEVFVEAGNSVSADQPIGKITKKDNAVVHFEIWHEKTPLNPLDWLKK
- a CDS encoding biopolymer transporter ExbD; translated protein: MSIFKKSEKREIPGISTGSMSDIIFMFLFFFMVITKIREATLLVKVTPPAATEIQKLERKNLVSYIYIGVPINPKFGTDARIQVNDQFITIANVIDFIEKERAARSEADRPFLTTSLKVDKKVKMGIVTDVKQELRKCGAYKINYSTKKGKVVE
- a CDS encoding heavy-metal-associated domain-containing protein is translated as MKTIRFFIFLGLMSVYMAILGQDEIREVKILTNMHCQNCKKKIENELAYTKGVVETIADLETKIVTVKYHSQQTSPEKLVEAIQKLGYQATDLTQTDQNNDLKTSEPSQKENCRKKSSCCKKKQEECKH
- a CDS encoding biopolymer transporter ExbD → MAKKVPELNTSSMADISFLLLTFFLLTSSIDTDSGLLRKLPPLPTQEQEDIKVKERNVLAVLINAYDKLMVEGKIMEVKDLRKTVKEFFLNPYNDPNLPEKTEIELPYVGKFMKSKGVISLKNDRGTSYEMYIKVSNEITAAINELRDELSMKVFGKKFRDLRDETQIKAISDAYPMAISEAEPEDVGGGKK
- a CDS encoding acyltransferase; its protein translation is MNSFYSKEELLSIGFKTVGENVLISRKASFYSPSEIEIGNHVRIDDFCILSGKIKLGNYIHISAQCALYGQAGITMEDFTGLSPGTIVFSATDDFSGEYLIGPMVPHSFRHVIEGHVFIKRFVQVGARSVILPGVILEEGCAVGAMSLITQSLEAWKIYAGIPARFIKERSRRMSELTTLLLSNSL
- a CDS encoding MotA/TolQ/ExbB proton channel family protein, producing the protein MKKRIVLLSILSVFMLVNLNVAFAQTKPNAKADTIQKDTTKKDTAKTTAATTTMQTTEPTTEKTFHQVLKEKFIEGGAGWMTPILLVLVLGLAIVIERIIYLNLSRINTQKFLEEIEKLLQQNNVDGAKELARNTRGPVASIVFQGLDRYHEGIENIEKAVVTYGEVQMGRLESGLSWIGLFIALSPMLGFLGTVVGMVQAFDDIEKAGDISPTIVAGGMKVALLTTVFGLISAIILQLLYSVVVSLIESLVNQMEDASISFMDIIYKIKK
- a CDS encoding TonB-dependent receptor; the encoded protein is MRKIFFIICFPYIFIVGYGQIVGRVWGVRGNDTFYLPYSNIVLINSKVVKVTDDKGFFAIEKYQLPDTLVVSYVGFVSDTMVIDVNQESKNINVYLNENLILKEILITSRRTVEMSYLSPQWKQTLHQNELQRAPCCNLSECFQTTGSVNVTYADAVSGAKQIQFLGLSGKYVQMLMDNVPYMRGAGNSYTLQFIPASWISAIDVSRGAADLTHGSESITGQININPKKPGDAENLYVDLFVGGEGKTEINLSKTLGSSKKGMVMFAHAYRRWMSMDHNRDGFMDAPLEDRFSFQAYGQLFASKKWEFRSGFRAIYDDRSGGQLTNSSYAHIDDFHGAWKTHVNYKVFELYTKGGYVASSKSAWGFIQSTTFIDASMKFGLKEYDCRQNNYYAAILYRYEIVPDKHEFDAGFNMYLDYYAQSFSDSNWVVFPVTTGIFYQHTYFLGKKLTLQAGSRIDYHSFDKRSRLIPRLHLRYNISDKTILRITSGLGVHYPMIFTETPFLFTSNRKIRWENPISYEKAVNNGIALMKYFTLFGCDFTFSLDYFYTYFFSQMLFDIEHDTSFIYVYSSTNKSYAHSMLTELSVSPTKHFEARTAFQLNRRYYPNLNGIMQMQPLLNFHRALLTLSFFTNQRKWILDLTLLWYGKTRLPDRSFYIVDQLPDFSPSFLTGYVQVTKNWKRWKVYGGIENLTNYKQKNPILGYQRPYSNQFESGIIWAPLEGRMYYIGIRYVIL
- a CDS encoding FKBP-type peptidyl-prolyl cis-trans isomerase; amino-acid sequence: MKIRFITLFIFLVVGNVVVYAQKQKKNRSKKSTVTTLTFTQFSDTVSYMIGSDIGRSLSMNKIQVNENLLFQGIRDGLVGKDTIFTKEQFNAVMQRLQRELQRKMEEAQAEEAKKNKEAGKKWLEENKNKPGVIVTSSGLQYKVIQEGNGPKPTLNSKVKVHYEGKLIDGKIFDSSYDRGQPIEFNLNGVIAGWQEGLQLMPVGSIYEFYIPSELGYGDRSLPAIPAGSVLIFKVELLDIVKP
- a CDS encoding urocanate hydratase, coding for MQDFRQAILQGIPDELPPRKSLDPNVNHAPKRRTHLTQEEKKLAIKNALRYFKPEWHPILAREFAEELEKYGHIYMYRFKPDYPMYARPIWEYPARSVQAAAIMLMIQNNLDPAVAQHPDELITYGGNGSVFQNWVQYLLTMKYLATMTDEQTLVIYSGHPLGLFPSHPDAPRVVVTNGMVIPNYSKLEDYERMYALGVTQYGQMTAGSYMYIGSQGIVHGTTITILNAARKKVGNSPDIRGMLFVSSGLGGMSGAQPKAAKIAGLVSIVAEINPKALKKRFEQGWVDEAYDDLSRLGKRVVSAMTKHEAVSLAYAGNIVDLWEYLYKEKIFVQIGSDQTSLHNPYNGGYYPVGLSFEEAQRWMVEKPEEFKKKVHESLRLQVELIDKHAERGMYFFDYGNAFLLEACRAGANVMLPDGRFKYPSYVEDIMGPLCFDYGFGPFRWICTSGDPQDLRVTDQIAAEVLEEYYKEAPEEIHPQLKDNIMWVKKAEENKLVVGSQARILYADSEARIRIAQAFNDAIKTGKISAPVVLGRDHHDVSGTDSPYRETANIYDGSRFTADMAVQNFVGDAFRGATWVSLHNGGGVGWGEVINGGFGLVLDGSDAASRRLKMMLFWDVNNGIARRAWARNPNALSTLHRTLKNYPDLQVTIPYLVDDSLLNEIF